The Streptococcus viridans genome includes a window with the following:
- a CDS encoding PadR family transcriptional regulator, which translates to MKESQLLKGVLEGCVLEIISKKSIYGYELIQSLKETGFDKIVAGTVYPLLQKLEKQGVIVGEMRPSPDGPDRKYFSLTKEGRERLEEFWNQWQDLVIKVERVKKEGETP; encoded by the coding sequence ATGAAAGAGTCGCAATTGCTCAAGGGTGTCCTGGAAGGTTGTGTTTTAGAAATTATTTCAAAGAAATCTATTTATGGCTATGAATTGATCCAAAGCCTTAAGGAAACCGGCTTTGATAAGATTGTTGCGGGGACCGTTTATCCCTTGCTTCAGAAGCTAGAGAAGCAGGGAGTCATAGTAGGAGAAATGAGGCCCTCTCCGGATGGACCTGATCGCAAATATTTCTCTCTAACCAAAGAAGGAAGAGAGCGCCTAGAGGAATTTTGGAACCAGTGGCAGGATCTGGTTATTAAAGTAGAACGCGTGAAAAAGGAAGGGGAAACACCATGA
- a CDS encoding 3-oxoacyl-ACP reductase gives MTKGVLITGVSSGIGLAQARLFLEKGYQVYGVDQGADPQLPGEFHFLQRDLTLDLTPIFDWCPRVDILCNTAGVLDDYKPLLEQSAQEIQEIFEINYVTPVELTRYYLTQMLEKKQGIIINMCSIASSLAGGGGHAYTSSKHALAGFTKQLALDYAEAGIQVFGIAPGAVKTGMTAADFEPGGLADWVASETPIKRWIEPEEVAEVSLFLASGKASAMQGQILTIDGGWSLK, from the coding sequence ATGACTAAAGGGGTCTTGATCACAGGCGTTAGCTCCGGGATTGGTCTGGCTCAAGCTCGACTCTTTTTAGAAAAGGGCTACCAAGTTTATGGGGTAGACCAGGGTGCTGATCCCCAGTTGCCAGGTGAGTTTCACTTCTTGCAGCGGGACTTGACCTTGGATTTGACGCCGATTTTTGACTGGTGTCCTAGGGTCGACATCTTGTGCAATACGGCAGGAGTATTGGATGACTACAAACCACTTCTTGAGCAAAGCGCTCAGGAAATTCAGGAGATCTTTGAGATCAACTATGTGACTCCGGTAGAGTTGACACGGTATTATCTGACTCAAATGTTGGAGAAGAAGCAAGGGATCATCATCAATATGTGCTCCATTGCTTCTAGCCTAGCAGGAGGTGGCGGTCACGCTTATACTTCCTCCAAGCATGCTCTAGCAGGCTTTACCAAACAGCTGGCCTTGGATTATGCAGAAGCTGGGATTCAGGTCTTTGGCATTGCTCCTGGAGCCGTCAAAACAGGCATGACTGCAGCGGACTTTGAACCAGGAGGCCTAGCAGACTGGGTGGCTAGTGAGACCCCTATTAAACGCTGGATAGAGCCAGAAGAAGTGGCAGAAGTCAGTCTCTTTTTAGCCAGTGGGAAGGCCTCTGCCATGCAGGGGCAAATTCTGACCATTGATGGTGGCTGGAGTTTGAAGTAG
- a CDS encoding DUF7716 domain-containing protein — MRKHQEFSLEQIIEQMRVDKLSSDDFCLYGKEDGELALARSYWVSNYPDVVEDRDIYPADVVEQDLQLVYYGEQLIDVLSVALEEKPDASLQDLVDALNYYNQHDNFMPFND, encoded by the coding sequence ATGCGGAAACACCAAGAATTTTCACTGGAGCAGATCATCGAACAGATGCGTGTGGACAAGTTATCATCAGATGATTTTTGCCTCTATGGCAAGGAGGATGGAGAACTAGCACTAGCTAGGTCCTATTGGGTATCAAATTATCCGGATGTCGTGGAAGACCGTGATATTTACCCTGCTGATGTAGTGGAGCAAGATCTCCAGCTAGTCTACTATGGAGAGCAGTTGATTGATGTTCTTTCGGTTGCACTTGAGGAAAAGCCAGATGCAAGTCTCCAAGACTTGGTTGATGCTTTGAATTATTATAATCAGCACGATAACTTTATGCCCTTTAATGATTAG
- a CDS encoding DUF2829 domain-containing protein, producing MTFEEILPGLKAKKKYVRTGWGGAENYVQLFDTIEQNGVALEVTPYFLINVSGEGEGFSMWSPTPCDVLATDWVEVHD from the coding sequence ATGACATTTGAAGAAATCTTGCCTGGACTAAAGGCAAAAAAGAAATATGTGCGAACTGGTTGGGGCGGTGCTGAGAACTATGTCCAGCTTTTCGATACCATCGAGCAAAATGGGGTTGCCCTTGAAGTGACGCCTTATTTTCTCATTAACGTATCTGGTGAAGGCGAAGGCTTTTCCATGTGGAGTCCAACCCCTTGTGATGTCTTAGCGACAGACTGGGTGGAAGTTCATGACTAA